The following coding sequences are from one Candidatus Poribacteria bacterium window:
- the mutS gene encoding DNA mismatch repair protein MutS: MPRSKPSDLSLMELYKYVKKQHEDAILLCRVGDFYEAFFEDAELIARLLEIALTARSHKNQKSAPPPMAGIPHHALDSYLYKLVKAGHKVAILEQTEDAKLARDENRLVKRDVVRIVTPGTVTDPKVLEHKENNYILSMYLNKDTYGVAVADLSTGEFMVTELTDPSRLWAEIHRFSPKECLFADTFEDAEMFDRLKTELKVTLNELPDWRFELDTARTELLEHFQTISLDGFGCEHLPTAISAAGALIYYLNETQKQEVEHIVSLHTYTLSDFMVLDADTQRNLELTASIRDGSTKGTLLEVLDETVTAMGGRRMRQCLLQPLLDEKEVEERLNAVDELKTQISLQEELRDALGQMYDIERLISRISLGSVNGRDLHSLKDSLHLIPDVKVQLQNCNSALLVSLNDTLDPLPELVALIEHGIHPNPPATIREGGIINDGYSEELDELRQIVGQGKDWIAAMQEEERKRSGIQSLKIGFNQVFGYYIDVTKPNLHMVPEHYIRKQTLRNSERFITPELKEQEAKVLNAEDRIQTLEYELFCQIREDVSKWTEVIQKIGAALAMTDVLANFAYIASKYNYVKPTVAGVDEIVIRDGRHPVVEQLFTQEGFVPNDTVLNCDDEQLHIITGPNMSGKSTYLRQTALIVLMAQIGCFVPAAAAKIGLVDRIFTRVGASDNLVMGQSTFLVEMNETANILNNATRNSLVIFDEVGRGTSTFDGLSIAWAVSEYLLDEKRMGAKTLFATHYHELVELASKYKRAKNYNVAVHEDGQKVTFLRKVVPGGADQSYGIHVARLAGLPQVVITRAQQILEVLEQHNLSVEADGATGQSPKAHPTLPKPRRRVSRKTIQSDSLQMALFTPKTHPLVEEIRRLELTQVTPLDAVNILYDLKAKAEES, from the coding sequence ATGCCACGTTCAAAACCCTCCGATCTGTCATTAATGGAACTCTATAAATACGTAAAAAAACAGCACGAAGATGCCATACTCCTGTGTCGAGTCGGTGATTTCTATGAAGCCTTCTTTGAAGACGCTGAACTCATTGCCCGTCTGCTTGAGATCGCCTTGACAGCGAGAAGTCATAAGAACCAAAAGTCCGCACCGCCACCGATGGCAGGTATCCCACATCACGCACTCGACTCCTATCTCTATAAACTCGTCAAAGCCGGACATAAAGTCGCCATTTTGGAGCAGACCGAGGACGCAAAACTCGCACGAGACGAGAATCGACTCGTCAAACGCGATGTCGTCCGGATCGTTACACCCGGCACTGTAACCGACCCAAAGGTGCTGGAGCATAAAGAGAACAATTACATCCTTTCGATGTATCTCAATAAAGACACCTACGGGGTCGCTGTCGCAGATCTCTCTACCGGCGAATTTATGGTAACCGAGCTGACAGACCCTTCACGCCTCTGGGCGGAGATCCACCGTTTTTCCCCCAAAGAGTGCCTCTTTGCCGACACCTTTGAGGATGCCGAGATGTTTGATCGTCTCAAAACCGAACTCAAGGTGACACTCAATGAACTCCCCGATTGGCGGTTTGAATTGGATACCGCTCGGACGGAACTCTTGGAACATTTCCAAACGATTTCGCTCGACGGATTCGGATGTGAACACCTTCCCACTGCTATCTCTGCCGCCGGTGCGCTCATCTATTACCTGAACGAAACGCAGAAACAGGAAGTCGAACACATCGTTTCGCTTCATACCTATACGCTCTCGGATTTCATGGTGCTGGATGCCGATACACAACGCAACCTCGAACTGACAGCCTCCATTCGCGACGGATCCACGAAAGGCACGCTCCTTGAAGTCCTTGATGAGACGGTGACGGCGATGGGGGGCAGGCGGATGCGTCAGTGCCTCTTACAGCCCCTGCTCGATGAAAAAGAGGTTGAAGAACGTCTCAATGCAGTCGATGAGCTCAAAACCCAGATTAGCTTGCAGGAGGAGTTGCGGGATGCACTCGGACAGATGTATGATATCGAGCGGCTCATTTCACGTATCAGTCTCGGTTCCGTGAACGGACGCGACCTGCATTCGCTCAAGGATTCCCTTCATCTGATTCCCGATGTCAAGGTGCAGCTCCAAAACTGCAATAGTGCCTTGTTGGTATCCCTGAATGACACTTTGGACCCGCTGCCAGAGTTAGTTGCGTTGATTGAGCACGGCATCCATCCAAACCCGCCCGCGACAATCCGTGAAGGCGGTATTATAAACGACGGTTATAGTGAGGAACTCGATGAACTGCGGCAGATTGTAGGACAGGGAAAGGACTGGATAGCCGCTATGCAGGAGGAGGAGCGTAAACGCAGCGGTATCCAATCCTTGAAGATCGGATTTAACCAGGTCTTCGGCTACTACATCGACGTAACGAAACCGAATCTACACATGGTGCCTGAGCATTACATCCGTAAGCAGACGCTTCGGAACTCCGAACGGTTCATTACCCCTGAACTCAAGGAACAGGAGGCGAAGGTCCTCAACGCCGAGGATCGGATACAGACCCTGGAATATGAACTCTTCTGTCAGATTCGCGAGGATGTGTCGAAATGGACGGAAGTCATACAGAAAATAGGGGCGGCACTCGCCATGACGGATGTGCTTGCCAACTTCGCCTATATCGCATCGAAATACAACTACGTGAAGCCTACCGTCGCAGGAGTAGATGAAATCGTTATCCGTGATGGGAGACACCCGGTTGTCGAGCAGCTGTTCACGCAAGAGGGGTTCGTGCCCAACGATACGGTCCTCAACTGCGATGATGAGCAATTGCATATCATCACGGGACCGAACATGAGCGGCAAAAGCACGTATCTGCGTCAGACGGCACTCATCGTTCTGATGGCACAGATCGGGTGTTTCGTGCCTGCCGCCGCTGCGAAGATCGGCTTGGTAGACCGGATTTTCACACGGGTCGGTGCCTCGGATAACCTCGTCATGGGACAGAGCACCTTCCTCGTTGAGATGAACGAAACAGCGAATATTCTCAACAATGCCACCCGCAACAGCCTTGTGATCTTTGATGAAGTCGGACGCGGCACCAGCACGTTTGATGGACTCAGCATCGCGTGGGCAGTTTCGGAGTATCTCTTAGATGAGAAGCGGATGGGGGCGAAAACCCTCTTCGCAACGCACTATCACGAGTTGGTGGAACTCGCCAGTAAATATAAACGTGCCAAGAACTACAATGTCGCCGTTCATGAAGATGGACAGAAGGTGACCTTCCTCCGAAAGGTTGTCCCAGGGGGGGCAGACCAAAGTTACGGTATCCACGTCGCACGGCTCGCAGGACTCCCCCAAGTCGTGATTACCCGTGCACAACAGATACTTGAAGTGCTTGAACAGCACAATCTCAGCGTCGAAGCGGATGGTGCCACGGGTCAATCCCCTAAAGCACATCCGACACTGCCGAAACCGCGCCGCCGTGTCTCCCGAAAGACAATACAAAGCGATTCCCTACAGATGGCACTCTTTACACCGAAAACGCATCCCCTCGTCGAAGAGATCCGACGGTTGGAGCTCACGCAGGTAACCCCCTTAGATGCGGTGAATATTCTCTATGATTTGAAGGCGAAGGCGGAGGAGTCTTAG